The genomic region GGGCCGGGATGTCATCCTGGATATAGACATTCAGGGTGCCGAGCAGATACGCCAAAAGATCGAGGCGGTGGGCATTTTCATCCTCCCTCCCAGCCTGGAAGAGCTGGCCCGGCGGCTTTCCCTCCGGGGGACCGACGACGGCGATGTGATCAGGCGCAGGATAGAAAACGCGCGGATGGAAATACAACAAGCGCATCGCTTCGATTACCTGGTGGTGAATCGAAAGCTGGATGAGACGGTGGGTACCGTTCTGGCCGTCATTCGGGCCGAACGCTCCCGGGCGTCTCGAAACCGGGCGCTCGTCGACTCGCTTTTGGAACAGGGGGGGTGACATGAACGCCCGGGATCGCA from Candidatus Zymogenaceae bacterium harbors:
- the gmk gene encoding guanylate kinase, which encodes MKQHGIVFIFSAPSGAGKTTIARRVVQEHPEMYIGVSHTTRPPRNGEVEGTDYYFVDDDRFDELEREGHFLETASVHGNQYGTSRGEVADVIESGRDVILDIDIQGAEQIRQKIEAVGIFILPPSLEELARRLSLRGTDDGDVIRRRIENARMEIQQAHRFDYLVVNRKLDETVGTVLAVIRAERSRASRNRALVDSLLEQGG